The following DNA comes from Flavisolibacter ginsenosidimutans.
GCTTCAAAGGCTTTGAACATTGCATCTTCCTGCACAAACGACTTGATAACGCGAATACCTGAATAAGCCTGTTGCGCCGTGGACGTTAAAGCGCCAAGCGCCGCCTGCACCGCTTCGCTTTTTTTGTGAATGATGGTGTTGACGATGTATATCGTAACCGCAAGAATGGGCAGCGGCGAAAGCACGTAGAGCGTTAGTTCGGCGTCGCGTTTCCACATAAAAAAAACGCTCATGCCAATGAGGGTAACCAGGTTGGTAAAGTACATGATGGCCGGACCGGTGAACTGCCGCACACGGCTTACGTCTTCGGCCATGCGGCTCATCAAATCGCCGGTGCTGTGGGTTTTGTAAAAACTCGCGTCGAGTTTTTGGTAATGATCAAAGACCTCGTTCTTCTGGTCGTACTCAATGTGGCGGCTCATTACAATGAGCGTTTGCCGCATGAGAAACATAAAGAAGCCGCGCAGCAAAGCCAGGGCTAAAATGAGTACGCCGCTAAACAAAACAATTTTGATTGGTTGAAGGTGAATGCCTTCAATCCAACGAATAAATGCTTTTACCGAAACGTCGTACGAAGGCTTTTTGGCTTTGGCGACATAGCCTGGCAAATTGCGCTGAACAAAATCAATGATGTAACCCGTTATTTGCGGCGCCAGCACGCCAAAATAATTGGAAACCACCACAAAAAAAACGCCGATGATTAATCGAACGCGGTACTTCCAAAAGTATTTGTTTAAGGCGCTGAGATGCTTCAAGAAAAAAATTTGAATGACAAATGTAGCACCGGTTAACGCCTCTTGCCGCACTAAAATCAGCCAAACTTCGTTGTACTTTTCCGGCCGCAATTATTTTGACAAGATGCTAACACCTGACGCAAAAAATTTTGAACGACTCATCAACGGTAAACAAACGTCTTTGACTTTTATTCGCAACGGCAAAGGCCTAGAAGCAAGCATCAGCAATTACGGCGCAAGAATTATTACGCTCCTGTTTGACGGCATCAACGTAACGCCGGCCTATGATTCGCTTGAGCCTTATACTTCTACAACGCTTGCACCTTATCACGGCGCCACCGTTGGCCGTTATGCCAACCGCATTGCAAAAGGAAAATTTGTGTTGAACGGAATGGAATATTTGCTGCCGGTCAACAATGCGCCCAATCATTTGCACGGCGGAACAAAGGGTTTTCACCAACAGGTTTGGGACGTTGCAGAGATAAAAACCTACGAAGTCACCTTCGTTTATTTTTCCCAAGACGGCGAAGAAGGTTATCCCGGAAACGTGAACGTTATTGTTACGTATCATTTGTCGGAAGAAAACGAATTGATCATTTCTTATTCTGCAGAAACAAATGCGCCGACACCGTTCAACATCACCAATCATTGTTTCTTTAATTTAAACGGCGAAGGCAGTATTTTGAATCATCGCCTGCAACTGAACGCTGATCGTTTTACGCCGGTTGACAGGACATTGATTCCAACCGGCGAAGCCAAAAATGTAGAGGGAACTGCCTTTGATTTTCGCGAAACAAAAAGACTTGGAAAAGACATTGACAGGAACGAAGAACAAATTAAGATTGGCGGCGGCTACGATCACAATTTTGTATTAAACAAGGGCGAGTCAGAATTGTCCTTTGCCGCAAAAGCCACTGGCGATAAAAGCGGAATTGTGATGGATGTTTTTACAACTGAGCCGGGCCTTCAGCTTTTCTCTGGCAACTTTGAAGCGGTGAAAGGCGACCCTTCTACTTTCAGAAATACCTTTTGTTTGGAAACACAACATTTTCCCGATTCGCCCAATCAACCTTCTTTCCCGAACACAATTCTAAAACCCGGAGAAAAGTTTACGTCAAAAACGGTGTACCGGTTTTCAAAACAATGAAGTATCGAAATAAAGCTGAAGGAAATCAGACCGTTTTTCCCACCGGCTTTGCTTTGCTTTTTACGCGGCGGCGGTAGTTGGTAAAGAAGCTATACCAACGAAGTTTCAGTACGCCAAGAATGCCTTCTTTAATGATGCCGTGATTCATTTTTGATTCGCCGTATTGCCGGTCGGTAAATTGAATGGGCACTTCTTTTAGTTTGAAACCCAGTTTCCACGCGGCAAATTTCATTTCAATTTGGAAGGCATAACCGACGAAATGAATTTCGTCGAGATTGATGGTTTCAAGAACTTCTTTTTTATAGCAAACAAAACCGGCCGTTTGGTCGCGAACCGGCGTCCATAAAATCATGCGTGTGTAGAGCGAACCTCCTTTCGATAAAGCAATGCGGTTCTTCGGCCAGTTGTACACGCCACCGCCACTCACGTACCGCGAACCGATGGCAACGTCAGCGCCTTCGGCTTTACAGGCATTGTACAAACGCGGTAAATCTTTGGGGTTGTGCGAGAAATCGGCATCCATTTCAAAAATAAAACGGTAGCCCCTCTTCGTTGCCCATTTAAAGCCAAAAATATAAGCCGTGCCAAGCCCTTGCTTGCCGGTGCGTTCTTCTAAAAAAACGGTGTTGTTGAAACGCGGCTGAAGACCGCGCACAATTTCTGCCGTGCCGTCCGGCGAACCGTCGTCAATCACCAGCACGTGGAAGTTTTGTTGCAAATCATAAACCGCTTGCAGGATG
Coding sequences within:
- a CDS encoding aldose epimerase family protein — its product is MTNVAPVNASCRTKISQTSLYFSGRNYFDKMLTPDAKNFERLINGKQTSLTFIRNGKGLEASISNYGARIITLLFDGINVTPAYDSLEPYTSTTLAPYHGATVGRYANRIAKGKFVLNGMEYLLPVNNAPNHLHGGTKGFHQQVWDVAEIKTYEVTFVYFSQDGEEGYPGNVNVIVTYHLSEENELIISYSAETNAPTPFNITNHCFFNLNGEGSILNHRLQLNADRFTPVDRTLIPTGEAKNVEGTAFDFRETKRLGKDIDRNEEQIKIGGGYDHNFVLNKGESELSFAAKATGDKSGIVMDVFTTEPGLQLFSGNFEAVKGDPSTFRNTFCLETQHFPDSPNQPSFPNTILKPGEKFTSKTVYRFSKQ
- a CDS encoding polyprenol monophosphomannose synthase, producing the protein MEKLVIIPTYNEKENVEAILQAVYDLQQNFHVLVIDDGSPDGTAEIVRGLQPRFNNTVFLEERTGKQGLGTAYIFGFKWATKRGYRFIFEMDADFSHNPKDLPRLYNACKAEGADVAIGSRYVSGGGVYNWPKNRIALSKGGSLYTRMILWTPVRDQTAGFVCYKKEVLETINLDEIHFVGYAFQIEMKFAAWKLGFKLKEVPIQFTDRQYGESKMNHGIIKEGILGVLKLRWYSFFTNYRRRVKSKAKPVGKTV